GAGCTGAAGTAACCAGATGGCGACGAAAAGTACCAAACGCGCCGCCGCCAGCCAAGTTGCCATTCAATATCATTGGTCGGCGTGGCTGATCCCGCTGTTGATCGCCATGCTCACCGGCGCGACGTTTTTCCCGGCGCTGTTCAACGAGTTGGTCAATTGGGACGACGATGTCATGCTGGTCGACAATCCGCATTATCGCGGTTTGGGCTGGGCGCAGCTGCGCTGGATGTTTTCAACCTTTCACGCCGGTCACTATCAGCCGCTCAGTTGGCTTACACTGGGATTCGACTATTTGCTTTGGGGCATCGAGCCCTTTGGTTATCATCTGACCAGCTTGATTCTGCACGTCGTCAACGCGCTGGTCTTTTACTTTCTTTGCCGGCTGATTCTTACAATTATTTTTGCCACGCCGCGCCAGGCGGTTGGCTGGACGCTCAATCTCAGCGCCGCCCTGGCGGCGCTGCTATTCGCGCTCCATCCGCTGCGCGTCGAGTCGGTGGTCTGGGCCACCGAGCGGCGCGACGTGCTTTCAGGCGGGTTTTTCCTCGCCGCGATTTATTGCTACCTGCGCGCCAATTCTTCGCCGGCGTCGGCGCTCGAATCGCGCCAGCGCTGGCTTTGGCTCGCCGTCGCGGCACAACTTTTCTCGCTGTTGGCGAAGGCGACGGCGATCACGCTGCCGTTGGTGTTGCTGATTTTAGATGTTTATCCGCTGCAACGTTGGCGCGGCAGCTTACGCACATGGCTGGCGACCGGTGGCCGGCGCGTGCTTTGGGAGAAGCTGCCGTTTCTCCTGCTCTCGTTGGTGTTCGGCGTTGCTGCCTTGTTCGCCCAACACGACGTCGGCGCGCTGCGCCCGGTGCAACAATATTTTTTTTCCTACCGTTTGGGCCAAGGATTCTACGGCATCTGTTTTTATCTTTGGAAGACGCTACTGCCGATTGACCTTTCGCCTTTGTATGAGCTGCCCTATGACTTCGATGCCTGGACTCCGGTCTTTATCGTTTGCGCGGTAGTCGCGGTGGCGATCGGCGGGCTGGCTTTTTCTCTGCGCCGCCGTTGGCCTTGGCTGGCCGCGTGTTTGGCCTACTACGTCATCGTACTCGCGCCGGTTCTCGGCGTGGCCCAAAGCGGACCGCAATTGGTCGCCGATCGTTATAGTTATTTGAGTTGTTTGAGCTGGGCCATGTTATTGGGTGGGATTTTTTATTGCCGGTTGCAAAGTGCCAAGCCGGGTTATTTCAGTATCGCCGTGGTGATTTTCGCCAGCGTCGTAAGCTTAGGATTGTTGACCCGAACCCAAGTGGGTGTTTGGCATGATTCCGAAACCCTGTGGAAGCATGCGTTGCAAGTGACGCCGAACACCGCCATCGCCAACTACAATCTCGCCAAGGTCTATGAGACCAAGGGCAAAGCGCCAGACAGCGTGAAACTTTACCAGCGCGCGGTCGAGATCAATCCGACTTACTCCGAAGCGCACTACAATCTCGCGCGGCTGTTAGCGCAACAAGGAAAGCCCGATGACGCGATCGCGCATTATCGTGAAGCGTTGAAGTTCAAACCCAACGACGCCGAGACCCACAATAACTTGGGGCAACTGTTGGCGCTGCAAGGCAACGCCAGCGCCGCGTTGGCGGAGTATCGGCAAGCGCTGGCGCTCGATCCGCAGTTCGCCAAGGCCTATTTCAATCTTGGCCGGCTTTTTGTGCGCAGCGGTGAATTCGAGAAAGCGATAGATCATTTCCAGCGCGCGCTGCGGTTAGCGCCGGAGGCTGCCGAAGTTCACGTGGCTCTGGCCCGCTTGCTTGCGGAGCAGGGAAATAAAGATACGGCGGCGATTCATTACCAAGCAGCGGTGGATATTTTGAAAAATGCCAGGCCTAATCCATCTGGCAAGTAACCGGTTTTAATAAATCGATCATCGAAACGATAGCAACCGTCGGTGGAGCATTCATCTGATTCATGATTAGTTTGGCCAAACTGCAGCACTGACGACAGTTTGGTTGTTGAGTTGCAGACTGATTTTTTTCCATTTCCCATGGCGCGTAAAAACAGAACTAAAGCTCGACAGCCGGCTGCCGTCAGCGATGTGGGTGAAATCAAGAATGAGGAAGATTCTGCGCATTCCGTGCCCGGGAATCTACTGTCACTCGCAAGCCTGGTTTTGTTCCTTGGCGCATTTAGTCTAGTCTCCATCGGCAGCATCCAGCAACAATCTCCCACGGTAGACGAGCCGATCCATTTGCTGTCGGGCTATGCATCGTTGAAGTGGGGCGACTACCGCGCCAACCCCGAGCATCCGCCGCTGGCCAAGCTGTGGGCGGCTTTGCCGCTGCTCGCGATAAACATAAGAGATCCTCGTCCGACGGCGATCGAGTGGGACATTATTCCCACCACCGACCCGCATACCACGCATACGGCTACAGTGGCGGCAAAGTTATTCTTTGTCGACAACGATGGTGCAAGACTCTTTTTTTGGGCCAAGCTGCAAATTGTCCTACTCGCCCTGTTGCTCGGTCTTTTCATCTACCGCTGGAGTTGCGAATTGTTCGGCATCGAAGCGGCGTTGGCATCATTGTTTCTTTACGGTCTAGATCCGAACATCTTAGCGCATAGCCAAATCGTTCATACGGATATCGCCTTTAGCGCGCTGTTTTTCATCGGCAGCTATTATTTTTGGCACGCTCTGAACAAGCTTACTTGGTTCAATCTTGCGCTCACGACCGGTTTCTTCGGTTTGGCGGCAACGACGAAATATGCGTATCTCGCCATACTCGCGGTTTGGGGCGCGCTGGGCGTTTTGAGAGTATTCTCGTCACGACCGCAAGAGTTGTGCCTAGGTGGCATTCGTACCGTTTCACGCCGACGCGATAAGGCGCTGCTCGTTGGCGGAATTATCTTTTGCTCGCTCGTCGCTGCCTATTGCTTGATTTGGGCAGCCTACGGATTTCGCTTCAGTGCGGTTGCGGGCGACGGCAGATCCTTGCCGATGGCCAACGAGCTGTTGACTCAACCGCGGCTCAGAGGGTTGGTTTCTTGGTTGGCGCAACTACAGCTTTTTCCCGAAGCTTGGCTCTATGGACAACTCTTCGTATTGAATAACTTGCAACGGAAAGCTTATCTTTTCGGGGCGTACTCAGATCAGGGCTTTTGGCTGTACTTCCCGGTCGCGTTCGCGGTCAAGACGCCGCTGCCGACGTTGATACTCTTTCTCGGAACGCTGGTCTTGTGGTGGAAGCGGAAAATTGATCGGGCCAAAGTCACTTTTTTATTGCTCGCCGTAGCGGTCTATTTTTCGTTAGCCGTCTTTTCTCATTTGTCGATCGGCGTGCGCCACATTTTGCCAATCTATCCATTCTTGTTCGTTATGATCGGTGGCACGGTCGCGCAGCTTTGGCGGGTGCGAACCGTTGTCACCGGCGGCGCGATCACTGTTTTAGGTCTGTGGTGCGTTTGGTCGACGATCAACACCTATCCACACTTTCTTGCCTATTTTAACGAGCTGGCCGGCGGCGCGCGCCAGGGCCACAAAATTTTACTCGATTCTAACTTGGACTGGGGCCAGGATCTCAAAGGGTTGAAAGCTTGGATGACGCAAAACCAGGTGAAGAAAATTCAGTTCGTCTATTTCGGGTTTCACAATGACGCCGAGCCGCGTTACTTCGGTATCGACGCGCAATTTTTGCCGGGCAGTTGGGTCAGCTCCGATCTCACGTCAAACAAGTTCACCGACCCCTCGGACTATCTGGCGATCAGCGCCAATCATCTGTTTGGCCGGCACTACATCCGCGGCGAGCGACGTGTCGATTTTCTTAAACCGTTCTTATCCTTAAGCCCCACGGCGATTATCGGCCATTCGATTTACGTTTATCGGATCAGCCAAGCGATCGTCGCGTTACGCGAAACCGTCACGACGTATCCCGAGTCGGCGCAGGCTCATGCCGATCTTGGCAGTCTGCTGGAAAATCAAGGGGACGTCGCTGACGCTGAGAAACATTACCGCCAAGCGGTGCAACAACAAAGCGCGCCAACGAAGGCGTTGTATAATCTCGGCATGATTTTAGCGAAGCAAGACAATGTCGACGAAGCGATCGAATTCTTGCAGCGAGCCCGCACGGCGAGTCCAGGCGATGAAGATATTCACTATGATTTAGCTTTGGCGCTGGCGGTGCGAGGCGACATCGAGCACGCCATGGGAGAACTTCGCCAAACGATTCTCATCGAACCGCTCTATACCAAGGCGTATTACAATCTCGCCATTTTGTTAGCTCGGCAAGGGCAAAACTCAGAAGCTGTGGCAGCTCTTCGCGATGCCGTAAAGGCTAACCCGCTGTTCGCTAAGGCGCACTATCAAATCGGTGTAATGCTTGGCCAAGGCGGCGCCCATGAAGAAGCGATATGGAGTTACCGCCAAGCACTGCAAGTCGATCCGAGCATGGCAGAGGCGCACGAAAGTCTCGGTAAGTTGTTGGCCTCGATGGGCCGGACGGACGAAGGCGTGAAGCATCTCGAAGCGGCTGTAAGATTGATCAAGTCGCGCCCGCTCGCGCGGTGATCTTAGAAGGCAACTCCCACTGCTCATGCCGCCACTGAAAACCACTCAACTCTGGGCGACTCATCGCGTTGGCGCTAAGTCGGCGGTGAAAATTATCTTCGCTATCGTCGTCATTGCCAGCGTGCTGCGTTTCTTCGATCTCGGTCAGCTTCCCGCCGGGATCAATGTCGATGAAGCTTCGAACGGTTGGAATGCTTACACGCTACTCAAAACCGGCAAAGATCAACATGGTGTCGCCTGGCCGATTTTTTACACCCGCGCCTTCGGCGAGAACCGCAGCGTTTCGTATATCTACGCGTTGCTGCCGTTTCAGGCTTTCGCCGGCTTGAGCGTGCAGGCGACTCGGCTACCTGCCGCGTTCGGCGGCGTGCTCTCCATCTTGCTAATCTATTTTGTCGGTGCGCGGCTGTTCGGTCACCCGACCGGCTTGGTGGCCGCGGCGATGTTGGCGATGAATCCCTGGCACTTGCAGATCAGCCGTCTCGGCGTCGAAGCGTTGTTGGTGCCGTTGTTGGTCCTGGCTTCACTTACCGCTTTGTTGTGGGCTGATTTTCCGTTCGGCGCCGACGATACTCGTGGTCCCAAGCCAATTCGTGCCGCGCTGGCCGGATTGATACTTGGGGTTAGCTGTTTCGGCTATTGGGCGGTGCGGATATTCTTACCGCTGTTTTTTGTCGGCGCTGTCGCTGTTACGTGGCAACATTGGTGGCATCGACTAAAAACTCGCGACGGGGCAATCGCGATTGGCTGCCTGGCGCTGGCGATTACACTTGTTGGCGCGCCGCTGCTTTGGCGCCATCTCAGCGATCCGGAAATCGCCAAGCGCGGCCGAATCCAAGGTTGGGTTTGGGAGGAGTCCGATAGTTTCGCAGACAAGGCTACTAAAGCGCTGGCGCGCTATCCCGGCCACTTTGGGCCGGATTTTTTGTTCATCAATGGCGACAACGATCCGGCTTACTCGCCTTTGACCGGCGCCGCGCTGTTTCACTGGTACGATCTGCCATTGCTGATCTTGGGGCTGATCGTTTGTCTACGCCAGGCGCGTGCTTCGCCGCCGGCGCGCTTGTTGTTGCTTTGGTTGCTGCTTTATCCGCTGGCGGATCTGTTTGCGCGTCATTCCAGTTTACATGCGCTCAGAAGCCTGCCGGGATTGCCGGCGCTGGTTCTGTTAGCTGCCATCGGCGCGGTGCATGGGACAGAGTGGCTTTGGCGCCGCCGCTCGACGCTGGCGCCCATCGGCTACGCCTTGCTTGGGCTAGTCGCGGTATTCAACTTTATTTTTCTCAAGCAATTTTATTTGGACCGGAAGCCATCGGCGGAGAAATTTTACGCCAATCAGGTCGATCACTTCCAAGCATGTGAATGGCTTCGTCCCCAACTTGGCGGCGTCGATGCGGTGTTCTGGACCGGTTCGTCGGCGCACCGCTACATTTACACGGTCATCTGTCTTGGCTACGAACCCGAACAATGGTTTCGCGATGTCCGCGAGATCGTTCCCGGGCCGCTGCCCGGCGGTGTCTTCGCCCACGAAGATATTTATTTGCGTGTCGGCAAATTTCACTTCATGTTTGGCGACCAGCAGAGCCGCGCCGCACTCACCGAATTGCTGCACAACGATCGGCCGGATCGGGTGATGTTTGTCGTCAGGCCGGGGGATCTCGGTTTGCACAAGACTGCACGACCGATTCACGAGGTGCTGGGCCCGGACGGCAAGCCGACGCTGTGGATCTTCGACACTAAATTGTAAGCCCTCTTGAGCTCGGTAAAGACGTGAGACATTGCGATCCGCGCACGACGAGTAATATTATTGACCATGAATAGACAGGAAACTCGCGCGGCGAGAAAACGGAAACAGCGCCGGCCCGCACAAGGCGCCGTGGACGGTTCCGCCCGTTCCGTGAGAACGTTGTCATGGTTCTGGTTGGTTTTCGCCGCGGCGTTTGTTCTTCGGCTGATTTACCTTTGGCAGATCGAAGCCATCCCGCTTTTCTATCATCTCGCCGGCGATGGCCGGACTTACGACGAGTGGGCGCAGCGCATTTCTCGCGGCGATTGGTTGGGTCAGGGAGTTTTTTATCAGGCGCCGTTGTATCCGTACTTTCTTGGGCTGCTGCAAGTCGTCTTTGGCCACAATCTTTGGCTGATTCGTTTGCTGCAAATCATGCTTGGTTCCTTTGCTTGCGCGCTTATCTATCGAGTCGGCGAGAAATTGTTTTCCCGTGCCGCCGGTATCGCCGCCGGTCTGGTTCTCGCTTGCTACGCGCCGGCGATTTTTTTCGACGGACTGATTGAGAAAAGTGTTCTCGATGTCGCCTTACTCACTCTGCTAGTATTTATTCTGTTCAATTACGATATGACGAGTCATTGGGCGAAATGGCTCGCTGCCGGCGCAGTACTTGGCTTGCTCGGCTTGTCGCGGGAGAATGCGCTGATCTTGGTGCCGGTCGTTGCAGTATGGTTTTGGTTCCAAGTTGCTCAGCAGCGGGTACGTGGGCTCAGTCTGTTTTTCGCCGGGCTACTACTGGTTCTCTTTCCTGTCGGTTTGCGCAATTTGCTCATCGGTGGTGAATTCAAGCTGACGACATCGCAATTCGGTCCTAACTTTTACATTGGCAACAATCCCGCCGCCGACGGCAGCTATGGTTCGATTCGCAAGATCATTCACGAAACCCAGTTGGAAGGGCCGGATGCCAAACGTTTGGCCGAACGGGCATTGGGCCGTGCGTTGAGCGGCGGTGAAGTTTCCGGTTACTGGTCAGGCCAAGCGCTTGATTTCATCAAAGCCCAGCCCGCCGCGTGGTTGCGACTGATGGGTTTGAAGTCGTTATTGGTTTGGAACGGGCGCGAAGTCGAAGACTCAGACGATTTTTATATCTACCAGAACTGGTCGTGGCTGCTTGCGGGAATCGCTTGGTTCAGCCATTTCGGCGTGCTCGCGCCGCTCGCGGCCGTCGGTGTTTTGGTGACGATTCGGCAGTGGCGCCAATTGTGGCTGCTCTACGCGACGATTTTGTCATTGGCGGCGAGTGTGGCGGCCTTTTATATCTTTGGCCGCTACCGATATCCGTTGGTGCCGCTGCTGGCGCTCTTTGCCGGGGCAGGCATCGTCGAAACTTTTCAGTTGTTGCGGCAACGGGAG
The nucleotide sequence above comes from Deltaproteobacteria bacterium. Encoded proteins:
- a CDS encoding tetratricopeptide repeat protein, giving the protein MARKNRTKARQPAAVSDVGEIKNEEDSAHSVPGNLLSLASLVLFLGAFSLVSIGSIQQQSPTVDEPIHLLSGYASLKWGDYRANPEHPPLAKLWAALPLLAINIRDPRPTAIEWDIIPTTDPHTTHTATVAAKLFFVDNDGARLFFWAKLQIVLLALLLGLFIYRWSCELFGIEAALASLFLYGLDPNILAHSQIVHTDIAFSALFFIGSYYFWHALNKLTWFNLALTTGFFGLAATTKYAYLAILAVWGALGVLRVFSSRPQELCLGGIRTVSRRRDKALLVGGIIFCSLVAAYCLIWAAYGFRFSAVAGDGRSLPMANELLTQPRLRGLVSWLAQLQLFPEAWLYGQLFVLNNLQRKAYLFGAYSDQGFWLYFPVAFAVKTPLPTLILFLGTLVLWWKRKIDRAKVTFLLLAVAVYFSLAVFSHLSIGVRHILPIYPFLFVMIGGTVAQLWRVRTVVTGGAITVLGLWCVWSTINTYPHFLAYFNELAGGARQGHKILLDSNLDWGQDLKGLKAWMTQNQVKKIQFVYFGFHNDAEPRYFGIDAQFLPGSWVSSDLTSNKFTDPSDYLAISANHLFGRHYIRGERRVDFLKPFLSLSPTAIIGHSIYVYRISQAIVALRETVTTYPESAQAHADLGSLLENQGDVADAEKHYRQAVQQQSAPTKALYNLGMILAKQDNVDEAIEFLQRARTASPGDEDIHYDLALALAVRGDIEHAMGELRQTILIEPLYTKAYYNLAILLARQGQNSEAVAALRDAVKANPLFAKAHYQIGVMLGQGGAHEEAIWSYRQALQVDPSMAEAHESLGKLLASMGRTDEGVKHLEAAVRLIKSRPLAR
- a CDS encoding tetratricopeptide repeat protein, coding for MNRQETRAARKRKQRRPAQGAVDGSARSVRTLSWFWLVFAAAFVLRLIYLWQIEAIPLFYHLAGDGRTYDEWAQRISRGDWLGQGVFYQAPLYPYFLGLLQVVFGHNLWLIRLLQIMLGSFACALIYRVGEKLFSRAAGIAAGLVLACYAPAIFFDGLIEKSVLDVALLTLLVFILFNYDMTSHWAKWLAAGAVLGLLGLSRENALILVPVVAVWFWFQVAQQRVRGLSLFFAGLLLVLFPVGLRNLLIGGEFKLTTSQFGPNFYIGNNPAADGSYGSIRKIIHETQLEGPDAKRLAERALGRALSGGEVSGYWSGQALDFIKAQPAAWLRLMGLKSLLVWNGREVEDSDDFYIYQNWSWLLAGIAWFSHFGVLAPLAAVGVLVTIRQWRQLWLLYATILSLAASVAAFYIFGRYRYPLVPLLALFAGAGIVETFQLLRQREWRQLAQALIVLIGVGLVSNWPLQKNSRASAAGYNNLANAYAKQGKVDEAIKNAERALAVEPDYGVAYYNLGNLHVQRGEFDLAKKNFETVLELLPNFAEAHSNYGQLLAQRDDVEAGVAQFEKAIALNPTLGRAYFNLGVALVKQGKVAAAIGPLKEAARWNGGSPQPSFYLGSVYAAQHRYGDAEAAFNQALSIDAGFVPAHQSLAQLLALQGKGAAAQRHYQAALELMRQSGAGR
- a CDS encoding phospholipid carrier-dependent glycosyltransferase, encoding MPPLKTTQLWATHRVGAKSAVKIIFAIVVIASVLRFFDLGQLPAGINVDEASNGWNAYTLLKTGKDQHGVAWPIFYTRAFGENRSVSYIYALLPFQAFAGLSVQATRLPAAFGGVLSILLIYFVGARLFGHPTGLVAAAMLAMNPWHLQISRLGVEALLVPLLVLASLTALLWADFPFGADDTRGPKPIRAALAGLILGVSCFGYWAVRIFLPLFFVGAVAVTWQHWWHRLKTRDGAIAIGCLALAITLVGAPLLWRHLSDPEIAKRGRIQGWVWEESDSFADKATKALARYPGHFGPDFLFINGDNDPAYSPLTGAALFHWYDLPLLILGLIVCLRQARASPPARLLLLWLLLYPLADLFARHSSLHALRSLPGLPALVLLAAIGAVHGTEWLWRRRSTLAPIGYALLGLVAVFNFIFLKQFYLDRKPSAEKFYANQVDHFQACEWLRPQLGGVDAVFWTGSSAHRYIYTVICLGYEPEQWFRDVREIVPGPLPGGVFAHEDIYLRVGKFHFMFGDQQSRAALTELLHNDRPDRVMFVVRPGDLGLHKTARPIHEVLGPDGKPTLWIFDTKL
- a CDS encoding tetratricopeptide repeat protein; the encoded protein is MATKSTKRAAASQVAIQYHWSAWLIPLLIAMLTGATFFPALFNELVNWDDDVMLVDNPHYRGLGWAQLRWMFSTFHAGHYQPLSWLTLGFDYLLWGIEPFGYHLTSLILHVVNALVFYFLCRLILTIIFATPRQAVGWTLNLSAALAALLFALHPLRVESVVWATERRDVLSGGFFLAAIYCYLRANSSPASALESRQRWLWLAVAAQLFSLLAKATAITLPLVLLILDVYPLQRWRGSLRTWLATGGRRVLWEKLPFLLLSLVFGVAALFAQHDVGALRPVQQYFFSYRLGQGFYGICFYLWKTLLPIDLSPLYELPYDFDAWTPVFIVCAVVAVAIGGLAFSLRRRWPWLAACLAYYVIVLAPVLGVAQSGPQLVADRYSYLSCLSWAMLLGGIFYCRLQSAKPGYFSIAVVIFASVVSLGLLTRTQVGVWHDSETLWKHALQVTPNTAIANYNLAKVYETKGKAPDSVKLYQRAVEINPTYSEAHYNLARLLAQQGKPDDAIAHYREALKFKPNDAETHNNLGQLLALQGNASAALAEYRQALALDPQFAKAYFNLGRLFVRSGEFEKAIDHFQRALRLAPEAAEVHVALARLLAEQGNKDTAAIHYQAAVDILKNARPNPSGK